A stretch of Electrophorus electricus isolate fEleEle1 chromosome 3, fEleEle1.pri, whole genome shotgun sequence DNA encodes these proteins:
- the LOC113568097 gene encoding cytochrome P450 2J2-like isoform X2 has protein sequence MIFHNLLDYLDFNIGLIGIFVFLLLTDIIKNKKPRDFPPGPWRPPFVGNIFTGVDYKTIEKLAEKHGEVFSVTWGSETTVFISGHKMVKEALVTKLDSFAERPVIPLFDKVYKGRGVSMSNGYGWKMQRKFAITHLRYFGEAKKNLEMSIQQESVFLCEAFKQERSPFNPQMYLNTAVSNIISALIFGHRFDYHDERFLNVLQWDIDAVILAGSSHAHLYNIFPRLFDYIPGPHQRMFNNYSKIIEFLKDEIRKHKENWDPSDPRDYIDAYLTEMEKKKTDPEAGFNIETLVFSSLDLFEAGTETTSTTIRWALLYLIKYPQIQRPFEPKFLLISAVSNIISSLMFGHRFDYHNECFQNILRLDTEAIVLSGSPQALLYNAFPHLFDYLPGPHQKIFSNYEKIVNFLKDEIKEHKEHLDPSDSQDYIDAYLVEMEKSDPEAGFNMETLVVATLDMLEAGTESTATTLRWGLLFMMKYPQIQEKVQAEIDQVIGQSRQPNLADRANMPYTEAVIHETQRMGNIIPLGFPKRACKDTILGGYFIPKGTSVTVSLSSVLNDKSEWETPDTFNPGHFLDDQGQFRKRDAFMPFSAGRRACLGEPLARMELFLFLTALLQRFTFSPEPGEELSLEGQLGFTYTPRAYRLCVSPR, from the exons ATGATTTTCCATAACTTATTAGACTACCTTGATTTCAACATCGGACTGAtaggtatttttgtttttctgctgctCACTGatataatcaaaaacaaaaagccacgGGATTTTCCACCAGGTCCCTGGAGGCCACCTTTTGTGGGAAATATCTTCACTGGGGTTGACTACAAAACCATTGAGAAG CTTGCTGAAAAGCATGGGGAGGTTTTTAGTGTGACATGGGGCAGTGAGACAACAGTGTTTATCTCTGGACACAAAATGGTGAAGGAGGCTCTCGTTACTAAACTGGACAGTTTTGCTGAGCGTCCCGTTATCCCCTTGTTTGACAAAGTGTATAAAGGACGTG GTGTGTCCATGAGTAATGGGTATGGGTGGAAGATGCAGAGGAAGTTTGCCATCACACACCTGCGCTACTTTGGTGAGGCGAAGAAGAACCTGGAGATGAGTATCCAGCAGGAGAGCGTCTTCCTGTGTGAGGCTTTCAAACAAGAAAGAA GTCCATTTAATCCCCAGATGTACCTCAACACTGCCGTTTCAAACATCATCTCTGCCCTAATATTTGGACATCGCTTTGACTACCATGATGAACGTTTTCTCAATGTCCTGCAATGGGACATTGATGCTGTCATCCTGGCAGGGTCCTCCCATGCTCAT cTGTACAATATCTTCCCTCGCCTCTTTGATTACATTCCTGGACCTCACCAAAGGATGTTTAACAACTACTCTAAGATCATTGAGTTCCTTAAAGATGAGATCAGAAAGCACAAGGAGAATTGGGATCCCTCAGACCCACGAGACTACATAGATGCCTATCTGACAGAAATGGAGAAG AAAAAGACTGACCCAGAGGCTGGATTCAACATTGAAACATTAGTGTTTTCTTCACTGGACTTGTTTGAAGCAGGGACAGAAACTACAAGCACTACAATTCGCTGGGCTCTGCTCTACTTGATTAAATATCCACAGATACAGA GACCATTTGAGCCCAAGTTCCTCCTGATCAGTGCCGTCTCAAACATCATCTCTTCTTTAATGTTTGGGCATCGATTTGATTACCACAATGAAtgcttccagaacattctgcgCTTAGATACTGAAGCCATTGTCTTGTCTGGCTCCCCACAGGCACTG CTGTACAATGCTTTCCCACACCTCTTTGATTACCTACCTGGGCCCCACCAGAAGATTTTTTCCAACTATGAGAAAATTGTAAACTTCCTGAAAGATGAGATCAAGGAGCACAAGGAGCATTTGGATCCCTCAGATTCACAGGACTACATAGATGCCTACCTGGTAGAAATGGAGAAG AGTGACCCTGAGGCTGGCTTTAACATGGAGACGCTGGTTGTTGCTACACTGGACATGCTTGAGGCTGGGACAGAAAGCACAGCTACTACACTACGGTGGGGTCTGCTCTTCATGATGAAATACCCTCAAATACAAG AAAAGGTACAGGCTGAGATAGACCAAGTGATTGGACAATCACGCCAACCTAACTTGGCTGACAGAGCTAACATGCCCTACACTGAAGCTGTTATCCATGAGACCCAGAGGATGGGCAACATCATCCCTCTGGGGTTCCCCAAAAGGGCCTGCAAAGATACCATATTGGGTGGATACTTCATACCAAAG GGCACTTCTGTGACTGTAAGCCTGTCATCTGTGCTTAATGACAAGAGCGAATGGGAAACACCAGACACCTTTAACCCAGGACACTTCCTGGATGACCAGGGCCAGTTCCGCAAGAGAGACGCCTTTATGCCCTTCTCAGCAG GTAGGAGGGCGTGTCTGGGGGAGCCCCTGGCCCGCATGGAGCTCTTCCTGTTCCTCACTGCCCTCCTGCAGCGCTTCACCTTCTCCCCGGAGCCTGGAGAGGAGCTGAGCCTGGAGGGCCAGCTGGGCTTCACCTACACCCCCAGGGCCTACCGCTTGTGTGTGAGCCCACGCTGA
- the LOC113568097 gene encoding cytochrome P450 2J2-like isoform X1 yields MIFHNLLDYLDFNIGLIGIFVFLLLTDIIKNKKPRDFPPGPWRPPFVGNIFTGVDYKTIEKLAEKHGEVFSVTWGSETTVFISGHKMVKEALVTKLDSFAERPVIPLFDKVYKGRGVSMSNGYGWKMQRKFAITHLRYFGEAKKNLEMSIQQESVFLCEAFKQERSPFNPQMYLNTAVSNIISALIFGHRFDYHDERFLNVLQWDIDAVILAGSSHAHLYNIFPRLFDYIPGPHQRMFNNYSKIIEFLKDEIRKHKENWDPSDPRDYIDAYLTEMEKKKTDPEAGFNIETLVFSSLDLFEAGTETTSTTIRWALLYLIKYPQIQKKVQAEIDRVIGQTRQPNLDDRANMPYTEAVIHEIQRMGNIAPLGFPRRASKDTTLGGYFIPKGTSVTVSLSSVLNDKSEWETPDTFNPGHFLDDQGQFRKRDAFMPFSAGRRACLGEPLARMELFLFLTALLQRFTFSPEPGEELSLEGQLGFTKAPGPYHLCVSPR; encoded by the exons ATGATTTTCCATAACTTATTAGACTACCTTGATTTCAACATCGGACTGAtaggtatttttgtttttctgctgctCACTGatataatcaaaaacaaaaagccacgGGATTTTCCACCAGGTCCCTGGAGGCCACCTTTTGTGGGAAATATCTTCACTGGGGTTGACTACAAAACCATTGAGAAG CTTGCTGAAAAGCATGGGGAGGTTTTTAGTGTGACATGGGGCAGTGAGACAACAGTGTTTATCTCTGGACACAAAATGGTGAAGGAGGCTCTCGTTACTAAACTGGACAGTTTTGCTGAGCGTCCCGTTATCCCCTTGTTTGACAAAGTGTATAAAGGACGTG GTGTGTCCATGAGTAATGGGTATGGGTGGAAGATGCAGAGGAAGTTTGCCATCACACACCTGCGCTACTTTGGTGAGGCGAAGAAGAACCTGGAGATGAGTATCCAGCAGGAGAGCGTCTTCCTGTGTGAGGCTTTCAAACAAGAAAGAA GTCCATTTAATCCCCAGATGTACCTCAACACTGCCGTTTCAAACATCATCTCTGCCCTAATATTTGGACATCGCTTTGACTACCATGATGAACGTTTTCTCAATGTCCTGCAATGGGACATTGATGCTGTCATCCTGGCAGGGTCCTCCCATGCTCAT cTGTACAATATCTTCCCTCGCCTCTTTGATTACATTCCTGGACCTCACCAAAGGATGTTTAACAACTACTCTAAGATCATTGAGTTCCTTAAAGATGAGATCAGAAAGCACAAGGAGAATTGGGATCCCTCAGACCCACGAGACTACATAGATGCCTATCTGACAGAAATGGAGAAG AAAAAGACTGACCCAGAGGCTGGATTCAACATTGAAACATTAGTGTTTTCTTCACTGGACTTGTTTGAAGCAGGGACAGAAACTACAAGCACTACAATTCGCTGGGCTCTGCTCTACTTGATTAAATATCCACAGATACAGA AAAAGGTGCAGGCTGAGATAGACAGAGTGATTGGACAAACACGCCAGCCCAACTTGGATGACAGAGCTAACATGCCCTACACTGAAGCTGTCATCCATGAGATCCAGAGGATGGGCAACATCGCCCCTCTGGGGTTCCCCAGAAGGGCCAGTAAAGATACCACACTGGGTGGATACTTCATACCAAAG GGCACTTCTGTGACTGTAAGCCTGTCATCTGTGCTTAATGACAAGAGCGAGTGGGAAACACCAGACACCTTTAACCCAGGACACTTCCTGGATGACCAGGGCCAGTTCCGCAAGAGAGACGCCTTTATGCCCTTCTCAGCAG GTAGGAGGGCGTGTCTGGGGGAGCCCCTGGCCCGCATGGAGCTCTTCCTGTTCCTCACTGCCCTCCTGCAGCGCTTCACCTTCTCCCCTGAGCCTGGAGAGGAGCTGAGTCTGGAGGGCCAGCTGGGCTTCACCAAAGCCCCTGGCCCCTATCACCTGTGTGTGAGCCCACGCTGA
- the LOC113568099 gene encoding cytochrome P450 2J2-like, which produces MDFKDIIMSFPSISWTDTQTILLFLVVFLLISEQMKNRKPQNFPPGPTCYPFLGNIFSLDATQLHLQLTKMSDNYGNIFSLRLGGTDCVVINTYTKVKEALVDQADTFSGRPPNEVFKKINKCQGISANNGYSWKQQRRFILSTLKNFGVGKRNLECSIKEEFNFLYQTIMNTEGKPFDAHYLINNAVSNIICSLVFGKRFEYTDKRFLNMLNLMSKGLKLQGSLWTQLYNSFPNLMELFPGPHKDMVSYFKQLCNFLNEEIKNHRAEWNPSSPRDFIDCYLSEIEKRKNDPEAGFHEQGLCDVLLDLFVAGTETTSTTLLWSFIYMMKYPEIQEKVQAEIDRVIGSLRQPCMADRPNMPYTDAVIHEIQRMANILPLNLPRFTSKNTTLGGYFIPKGTQIIPNLTSVLFDETQWKSPHSFNPQNFLNLQGEFVKPNAFLPFSAGKRACPGESLARMELFLFFTSFFQVFTLSPPVGTKTSLEYEFGITLSPKPFKMTARPRGQSSSQCHDTCRS; this is translated from the exons atgGACTTCAAGGATATTATTATGTCATTTCCCTCCATATCATGGACAGATACACAGACCATACTCCTGTTTCTAGTTGTCTTTCTCCTGATCTCAGAACAGATGAAGAACAGAAAGCCACAGAATTTCCCCCCAGGACCCACATGTTATCCCTTCCTGGGCAATATTTTCAGTCTGGATGCAACACAGCTTCACCTTCAACTGACCAAG ATGTCAGACAATTATGGAAACATCTTCAGCTTGAGGTTAGGGGGAACAGATTGCGTTGTGATAAACACATACACCAAAGTAAAAGAAGCTCTTGTTGATCAAGCAGACACATTCTCTGGCCGGCCACCCAATGAAGTCTTCAAAAAAATCAACAAGTGCCAAG GTATATCTGCTAACAATGGCTATAGCTGGAAGCAGCAAAGACGTTTCATTCTCAGCACACTGAAGAACTTTGGAGTGGGAAAAAGAAACTTGGAGTGCAGTATTAAGGAGGAGTTCAACTTCCTCTATCAGACTATAATGAACACAGAAG GAAAACCTTTCGATGCACATTACCTTATCAACAATGCTGTCTCAAACATCATCTGTTCTTTGGTATTTGGAAAAAGGTTTGAATATACAGACAAAAGGTTTCTAAACATGCTCAATCTGATGTCAAAAGGCTTAAAACTGCAAGGGTCACTTTGGACACAG CTTTACAACTCCTTCCCCAATCTCATGGAACTATTCCCAGGACCTCACAAAGACATGGTCTCATATTTCAAACAACTGTGCAATTTTCTAAATGAAGAGATCAAAAATCATCGGGCAGAATGGAATCCCTCCTCACCCAGAGATTTTATAGACTGCTACCTTTCTGAAATTGAGAAG AGGAAGAATGATCCAGAGGCAGGATTTCATGAGCAAGGATTGTGTGATGTTCTACTGGATCTGTTTGTGGCAGGGACTGAAACCACTTCCACCACTCTACTGTGGTCCTTCATATATATGATGAAGTACCCAGAAATACAAG AAAAGGTCCAGGCAGAGATAGACAGAGTAATTGGATCATTACGCCAACCCTGTATGGCTGATAGACCCAACATGCCCTACACCGATGCTGTCATTCATGAGATCCAGAGGATGGCAAATATTTTGCCTCTAAATCTTCCAAGGTTCACCAGTAAAAACACCACACTTGGGGGATATTTTATACCAAAA GGTACACAGATCATCCCTAACCTGACCTCAGTCCTGTTTGATGAGACCCAGTGGAAATCTCCTCATTCATTTAACCCTCAGAACTTCCTCAACCTTCAAGGAGAGTTTGTTAAGCCCAACGCTTTTCTTCCCTTCTCTGCAG GCAAAAGAGCTTGCCCAGGTGAATCGCTTGCTCGTATGGagttgtttcttttcttcaccTCCTTCTTCCAAgttttcactctctcccctccggTTGGAACCAAAACTAGTCTGGAATATGAGTTTGGTATAACACTTAGTCCAAAGCCATTTAAGATGACTGCCAGACCTCGGGGGCAGTCATCCTCTCAAT GTCACgacacatgcaggtcataa